A DNA window from Acidobacteriota bacterium contains the following coding sequences:
- the rbfA gene encoding 30S ribosome-binding factor RbfA, which produces MPGRRPERLAEQIKEELSLIIGGEVEDPRVGFVTVTGAKLTADLRTAKVYVSVLGNEKEVKGSLAALRHASGFIRAQLGAVLRMRHTPELHFVYDDADVRAARIEELLSEEAAKAREQGQSMADQEASESSYADGGS; this is translated from the coding sequence AACGGCTTGCCGAACAGATCAAGGAAGAGCTCAGCCTGATAATCGGCGGCGAAGTCGAGGACCCCAGAGTTGGCTTTGTCACGGTCACCGGCGCAAAGCTGACCGCGGATTTGCGAACCGCGAAAGTTTACGTAAGCGTGCTCGGCAACGAAAAAGAAGTGAAGGGATCACTGGCGGCCCTCAGACATGCTAGCGGGTTCATCCGGGCCCAGCTTGGCGCGGTGCTCAGAATGCGACACACGCCTGAGTTGCACTTCGTATACGACGACGCTGACGTGAGGGCCGCGAGAATAGAAGAGTTACTCAGCGAGGAGGCAGCCAAGGCGCGGGAGCAAGGACAGAGTATGGCCGATCAGGAGGCTTCTGAATCCAGCTACGCCGACGGAGGCAGTTGA